In uncultured Fibrobacter sp., the following proteins share a genomic window:
- a CDS encoding type II toxin-antitoxin system RelB/DinJ family antitoxin, whose protein sequence is MAIVSVRMEDETKRKFETFCDSVGITVSAAVNMFVKMTIREDRLPFDVKGHSFEPLGKAIQAKGVD, encoded by the coding sequence ATGGCAATAGTAAGCGTTAGAATGGAAGACGAAACAAAGAGAAAGTTTGAGACTTTCTGCGATTCCGTTGGAATCACTGTTTCGGCAGCAGTAAACATGTTCGTGAAAATGACAATCCGTGAGGATCGTTTGCCGTTTGATGTCAAGGGGCATTCGTTTGAACCGCTGGGAAAGGCTATTCAGGCGAAAGGCGTTGACTAG